Proteins encoded within one genomic window of Candidatus Cetobacterium colombiensis:
- the eno gene encoding phosphopyruvate hydratase, translating to MTRIVEVKGREILDSRGNPTVEVDVILECGAMGRAAVPSGASTGAYEAVELRDEDKSRYLGKGVLKAVNYVNTEIKELVIGMDATNQVAIDKAMIELDGTPNKDRLGANAILGVSLAVAKAAAEALGQPLYKYLGGVNAKELPLPMMNILNGGSHADSAVDVQEFMVQPVGAKTFAEAMRMGCEIFHHLGKILKANGDSTNVGNEGGYAPAKINGTEGALDIICEAVKAAGYELGTDITFALDAAATEFCVEKEDGTFEYHFKREGGVVRSTEEMIEWYAGLCEKYPIKSIEDGLGENDWAGFQMLTAKVGKKVQIVGDDLFVTNTERLARGIEMKAANSILIKLNQIGTLTETLDAIEMAKRANMTAVISHRSGETEDATIADIAVATNAGQIKTGSTSRTDRMAKYNQLLRIEEELGTVAQYNGIEVFYNTTK from the coding sequence ATGACTAGAATAGTTGAAGTTAAAGGAAGAGAAATTCTTGATTCAAGAGGAAACCCAACAGTTGAGGTTGACGTAATATTAGAATGTGGAGCTATGGGAAGAGCTGCAGTTCCATCAGGAGCATCTACAGGAGCTTACGAAGCAGTAGAATTAAGAGACGAAGATAAATCTAGATACTTAGGAAAAGGTGTTTTAAAGGCAGTAAACTATGTAAACACTGAAATCAAAGAATTAGTAATCGGTATGGATGCAACTAATCAAGTAGCAATTGATAAAGCTATGATCGAATTAGATGGAACTCCAAACAAAGATAGATTAGGAGCAAACGCTATATTAGGTGTTTCTTTAGCAGTAGCTAAAGCAGCAGCAGAAGCTTTAGGACAACCATTATACAAATACTTAGGAGGAGTTAACGCTAAAGAGTTACCTTTACCTATGATGAACATATTAAACGGAGGAAGCCACGCTGATTCTGCAGTAGACGTTCAAGAGTTCATGGTTCAACCAGTAGGAGCTAAGACATTTGCTGAAGCAATGAGAATGGGATGTGAAATATTCCACCACTTAGGAAAAATATTAAAAGCTAATGGAGATTCAACAAACGTTGGAAACGAGGGTGGATATGCACCAGCTAAAATCAACGGAACTGAAGGAGCTTTAGACATTATATGTGAGGCAGTTAAAGCAGCTGGATATGAGTTAGGAACTGATATTACATTCGCTTTAGATGCAGCAGCAACTGAGTTCTGTGTTGAAAAAGAAGACGGAACATTCGAATACCACTTCAAGAGAGAGGGTGGAGTAGTAAGATCTACTGAAGAAATGATCGAGTGGTATGCTGGATTATGCGAAAAGTACCCAATCAAATCAATCGAAGATGGATTAGGAGAAAATGACTGGGCTGGATTCCAAATGTTAACTGCTAAAGTTGGAAAGAAAGTTCAAATCGTTGGAGACGATTTATTCGTAACTAACACTGAGAGATTAGCAAGAGGAATCGAAATGAAAGCTGCTAACTCAATCTTAATTAAATTAAACCAAATCGGAACTTTAACTGAGACTTTAGATGCAATCGAAATGGCTAAGAGAGCTAACATGACTGCTGTAATATCTCACAGATCTGGAGAAACTGAGGATGCTACAATAGCTGACATCGCTGTTGCAACAAATGCAGGACAAATCAAAACTGGATCAACTTCAAGAACTGATAGAATGGCTAAATATAACCAATTATTAAGAATCGAAGAAGAGTTAGGAACTGTTGCTCAATACAACGGAATCGAAGTTTTCTATAACACAACAAAATAA
- the nth gene encoding endonuclease III — translation MKKKERALKVIEILQNKFGHPKCALNYNTPFELLVAVILSAQCTDVRVNIVTENMYKVVNTPQEFASMPVEKIEELIKSTGFYRNKAKNIKLCSQQLIEKYNGQVPKEMDELTSLAGVGRKTANVVRGEIWRLADGVTVDTHVKRLSNLIGLVEEQDVIKIEKELMKIIPKDYWIDFSHYLILQGRDKCIARRPKCLECEIKSYCKHGQKL, via the coding sequence TTGAAAAAAAAAGAAAGAGCTTTAAAAGTAATTGAGATTTTGCAAAATAAATTTGGACATCCTAAATGTGCTTTAAACTATAATACTCCTTTTGAACTACTAGTAGCAGTTATATTATCAGCTCAATGTACTGATGTGAGAGTAAATATTGTTACTGAAAATATGTATAAAGTTGTAAATACTCCCCAAGAATTTGCCTCTATGCCTGTAGAAAAAATAGAAGAATTAATAAAAAGCACAGGATTTTATAGAAATAAAGCTAAGAATATTAAACTATGTAGTCAACAGCTAATTGAAAAATATAACGGCCAAGTTCCAAAAGAAATGGATGAATTAACTAGTTTGGCGGGTGTAGGTCGTAAAACTGCTAACGTAGTGAGAGGAGAAATTTGGAGGTTAGCTGATGGAGTAACTGTGGATACACATGTAAAAAGACTTTCAAATTTAATTGGTTTAGTGGAAGAACAAGATGTTATAAAAATAGAAAAAGAATTGATGAAAATAATACCAAAGGATTATTGGATAGATTTTTCTCACTACTTAATTTTACAAGGTAGAGATAAATGCATTGCAAGGCGACCTAAATGTTTAGAATGTGAAATAAAAAGCTATTGTAAGCACGGTCAAAAGCTATAA
- a CDS encoding GNAT family N-acetyltransferase: MIVIRKTTADDIENIYNHLNLNYVKKYCKSDEEEQKKNHERWYKFLIGSPNYAMFTVEDLKGTFLGNVKFQLDEDFEGAEISLYLAECIRGKGYSTTIVNASIDELRFKYQNLKYIVAYILEENDKSILCFKKAGFSFKGQIEHGGIDYFLYMKVFE; the protein is encoded by the coding sequence GTGATAGTAATCAGAAAAACTACGGCGGATGACATAGAAAATATATATAATCATTTAAATTTGAACTATGTAAAAAAATATTGTAAAAGTGATGAAGAAGAGCAAAAAAAAAATCACGAAAGGTGGTATAAATTTTTAATTGGTTCCCCTAATTATGCAATGTTTACTGTCGAAGATTTGAAAGGAACCTTCTTAGGAAATGTAAAATTTCAACTAGATGAAGATTTTGAAGGTGCAGAAATTTCCTTATATTTAGCTGAATGTATAAGAGGAAAAGGTTATTCTACAACAATAGTGAATGCAAGTATAGATGAATTAAGATTTAAATACCAAAATTTAAAATACATTGTAGCCTATATTCTAGAAGAAAATGATAAATCAATTTTATGTTTTAAAAAGGCTGGTTTTAGTTTTAAAGGTCAAATAGAACATGGTGGTATTGATTATTTTTTATATATGAAAGTTTTTGAGTAA
- the tyrS gene encoding tyrosine--tRNA ligase has protein sequence MSNVFEVLKDRGYIKQMTHEEEIKDLLSKEKVTFYIGFDPTADSLHVGHFIAMMFMSHMQQHGHRPIALIGGGTAQIGDPSGRTDMRQMMTDEIIAHNVSCIKKQMEKFIDFSDDKALLVNNADWLRGLNYIDFIRDIGSQFSVNRMLSADCFKSRMENGGLSFLEFNYMLMQGYDFLVLNRKFGCTMQLGGDDQWSNMIAGVDLIRKKDRKQGYAMTCTLLTNSEGNKMGKTAKGALWLDPEKTSPYEFYQYWRNLPDADVAQPLALLTFLPMDEVRRLSALEGAEINEAKKVLAYEVTKIVHGEEEAEKAKQASEALFGQGGLDLTNVPTSEVTEDVFGKGVVDLMVELGLLKTKSEGRRLVQQNGLAINDEKVTDFAMEITKDLFIDGAMMIKQGKKKYNRVVIK, from the coding sequence ATGTCAAATGTTTTTGAAGTTTTAAAAGATCGTGGATACATAAAACAAATGACTCACGAAGAGGAAATAAAGGATTTATTAAGTAAGGAAAAAGTAACGTTTTATATAGGGTTTGATCCAACAGCAGATAGCTTACATGTAGGACATTTTATAGCTATGATGTTTATGTCACATATGCAACAACATGGACATAGACCAATTGCTCTAATCGGTGGAGGAACAGCACAAATAGGGGATCCTAGTGGAAGAACAGATATGAGACAAATGATGACAGATGAAATTATAGCTCATAATGTTTCGTGTATAAAAAAACAAATGGAAAAATTTATAGATTTTTCTGATGATAAAGCATTATTAGTAAATAATGCAGATTGGTTAAGAGGGTTAAATTATATTGACTTTATAAGAGATATAGGATCTCAATTTTCAGTAAATAGAATGTTATCAGCAGATTGTTTTAAGTCTAGAATGGAAAATGGAGGATTATCGTTCTTAGAGTTTAACTATATGTTAATGCAAGGATACGATTTCTTAGTCTTAAATAGAAAGTTTGGATGTACTATGCAATTAGGTGGAGACGATCAATGGTCTAATATGATAGCAGGAGTGGATTTAATAAGAAAGAAAGATAGAAAACAAGGCTATGCAATGACTTGTACTTTACTTACAAATAGTGAAGGAAATAAAATGGGAAAAACAGCAAAAGGTGCATTGTGGCTAGATCCTGAAAAAACATCACCTTATGAGTTTTATCAATACTGGAGAAATTTACCAGATGCAGATGTTGCTCAACCATTAGCGTTATTAACGTTCCTTCCTATGGATGAAGTAAGAAGATTATCTGCTTTAGAAGGTGCTGAAATAAATGAAGCAAAAAAAGTTTTAGCATACGAAGTTACAAAAATTGTTCACGGAGAAGAAGAAGCCGAAAAAGCTAAACAAGCCTCAGAAGCTTTGTTTGGACAAGGAGGACTTGATCTTACAAATGTTCCAACTTCTGAAGTAACAGAAGATGTATTTGGTAAAGGTGTAGTTGATTTAATGGTAGAATTAGGTTTATTAAAAACTAAAAGTGAAGGAAGAAGACTTGTTCAACAAAATGGATTAGCAATAAATGATGAAAAAGTAACAGATTTTGCTATGGAAATAACTAAAGACTTATTTATAGATGGTGCTATGATGATAAAGCAAGGAAAGAAAAAATATAATAGGGTTGTTATAAAGTAG